A stretch of Prunus dulcis chromosome 6, ALMONDv2, whole genome shotgun sequence DNA encodes these proteins:
- the LOC117633267 gene encoding ABC transporter G family member 17-like codes for MARSNDRRRDMVIDIGKPAIFTRGLEFSALTYTVTKKSKNEEGKWFKHEVDLLHKITGFAPKGCITAVMGPSGAGKSTFLDGLAGRIASGSLRGKVSVDGKEMNPSLIKRTSAYIMQDDRLFPALTVYETFMFAADLRLGPVSVTDKKQRVEKLIQQLGLSSARNTIIGDEGTRGVSGGERRRVSIGVDIIHGPSLLFLDEPTSGLDSTSAHSVIEKVHHIARSGSTVILTIHQPSSRIQLLLDHLIILARGQLMYQGSPKDVAIHLGRMGRKVHKEESPIEYLIDVIQQYDQSELGVEALAEFARTGIKPPLLVDGDISFATILPTPTPPRHCGHGHHGEGHEDKGRSGKRLPLQASTHITNDFDHSVRSPYNTNSRSWTPTRSGVMQKLHSFTPSRQRADQKMQSPMSASPGYNYSSEILPSTPTPHSSDYTVNENDYLTPDIGPNTKSYHHLGPKFANSFFPETWILMRRNFINIRRTPELFLSRLVVLTFMGFLMATMFKNPPQNSQGITNRLSFFIFTVCLFFFSSNDAVPAFIQERFIFVRETAHNAYRASSYTIAGLITYLPFLALQASVYAGIVWFALGLRGPFLYFLVVLYVSLLSTNSFVVFVSSVVPNYILGYAAVIAFTALFFLFCGYFLNSHDIPEGWKWMNHVSTMTYPYEGLIINQYQTNDTFGNNTDGTNITGFNILEGLRISYGKPHTLSGSKKWEKVFIMLGMTVLYRILFYLVIRFASKNQRT; via the exons ATGGCTCGTAGCAATGATCGTCGGCGTGACATGGTGATTGACATAGGGAAGCCGGCGATTTTCACAAGGGGGCTTGAATTTTCCGCCCTTACGTACACCGTGacaaagaaaagcaagaaTGAGGAGGGGAAATGGTTCAAGCATGAGGTGGACTTATTGCACAAGATCACAGGGTTTGCACCAAAAGGGTGCATCACAGCTGTGATGGGTCCTAGTGGAGCTGGGAAGTCTACCTTCTTGGATGGATTGGCAGGGAGAATAGCAAGTGGGAGTCTTCGGGGCAAAGTGTCCGTGGATGGCAAGGAAATGAACCCAAGCTTGATTAAAAGGACTTCAGCTTATATTATGCAGGATGATAGGCTGTTTCCAGCTCTTACAGTTTATGAGACTTTCATGTTTGCTGCTGATTTGAGGTTGGGTCCAGTTTCAGTTACTGATAAAAAGCAGCGAGTCGAAAAGCTGATTCAACAGCTTGGATTATCT TCTGCTCGAAACACCATCATAGGCGATGAGGGAACCCGAGGAGTTTCAGGTGGAGAGCGTCGCAGAGTTTCGATTGGTGTGGACATCATCCATGGACCATCACTCCTCTTCCTTGACGAACCAACTTCCGGCCTAGACTCCACCAGTGCTCATAGTGTCATTGAAAAGGTGCACCACATTGCACGTTCTGGAAGCACTGTGATCCTCACCATTCACCAACCCTCATCCAGAATTCAATTGCTTCTGGACCATCTGATCATCCTAGCTCGAGGGCAGCTCATGTACCAAGGATCACCAAAAGATGTGGCCATCCACCTTGGTCGTATGGGGCGCAAAGTACACAAGGAAGAGAGTCCTATTGAGTACCTCATTGACGTGATTCAGCAATATGATCAGTCTGAACTTGGGGTCGAGGCACTAGCCGAATTTGCACGTACTGGTATAAAACCCCCTCTCTTAGTTGACGGGGACATCTCATTTGCGACTATTCTCCCAACCCCCACACCACCGCGCCATTGTGGGCATGGGCATCATGGTGAAGGCCATGAGGACAAAGGAAGGTCTGGAAAGCGCTTGCCGTTACAAGCCAGCACACATATAACCAATGATTTTGATCACAGTGTGAGAAGTCCTTATAATACTAATTCAAGGTCATGGACTCCTACCCGTAGTGGAGTTATGCAAAAACTGCACAGCTTTACCCCTTCAAGGCAACGCGCAGACCAAAAGATGCAAAGCCCCATGAG TGCATCCCCTGGCTACAACTATTCAAGTGAGATTCTTCCAAGCACACCAACACCCCACAGCAGTGACTACACGGTGAATGAAAATGATTATCTGACCCCAGATATTGGTCCAAACACCAAATCATACCACCACCTTGGCCCCAAATTCGCCAACTCCTTCTTCCCCGAGACTTGGATCCTAATGAGGCGAAACTTCATCAACATCAGGCGCACGCCTGAGCTCTTCCTCTCAAGACTAGTGGTCCTCACATTCATGGGATTCTTGATGGCCACCATGTTCAAAAACCCACCACAAAACAGTCAAGGCATCACTAATCGCCTcagtttcttcatcttcactgtctgccttttcttcttctcatccAATGATGCTGTACCCGCCTTCATCCAAGAGCGCTTCATCTTTGTCCGCGAGACTGCCCACAATGCCTACAGAGCCTCCTCATACACAATTGCAGGCCTAATCACATACCTCCCCTTTCTTGCATTGCAAGCAAGTGTCTATGCAGGCATTGTTTGGTTTGCTTTGGGGCTTAGAGGACCCTTCCTATACTTCTTGGTGGTTCTCTAtgtctctcttctctccacCAATTCATTTGTGGTGTTTGTCAGCTCAGTTGTGCCTAATTACATCTTGGGCTATGCCGCAGTCATTGCCTTCACTgccctcttcttcttgttctgtGGCTACTTCTTGAACAGCCATGACATCCCCGAAGGTTGGAAATGGATGAACCATGTCTCCACCATGACATATCCATACGAAGGGCTTATTATCAACCAATATCAAACCAACGACACGTTCGGAAACAACACCGATGGCACCAACATAACTGGTTTCAACATCTTGGAAGGTCTACGCATCAGTTATGGCAAACCCCACACTCTTTCTGGATCAAAGAAGTGGGAGAAGGTGTTCATAATGTTGGGCATGACTGTTCTATATAGGATTTTGTTTTACTTAGTCATTCGTTTCGCGTCCAAGAACCAAAGGACGTAG
- the LOC117632242 gene encoding L-type lectin-domain containing receptor kinase IX.1-like, whose product MAMAISFNNLSSLPINRFIFLLLLPYACSINFQINRFESSADNIVYQGDAVASVGAVELINRRTYVCRVGWATYAKRVPIWDPDTGKLTDFSTHFSFIIDTTGENPYGHGIAFFLAPVGFQIPPNSAGGFLGLFNTTTSDFSGNQIFLVEFDSFVNPEWDPDYEHVGINNNSIYSAVTTPWNASMHSGDITDVWIAYNATTKNLSVHWSYQATSNPNESTSLFHQIDLKEILPEWVTIGFSAGTGKYGERDTILSWEFNSTLERKESSGNNAKKKTLVVGLTVSGGVLLIAGVFIALTVRRWKWKQKQRETLETVNLTSINEDLERGAGPRRFSYSDLVTATNNFSNERKLGEGGFGAVYKGYLTDLDIAVAVKKISSGSRQGRKEYITEVKVISSLRHRNLVQLIGWCHDGGQFLLVYEFMPNGSLDIHLFGKRSAVLSWAARYKISLGLASALLYLHEGWEQCVVHRDVKSSNVMLDSSFNVKLGDFGLARLMDHELGPQTTRLVGTIGYLAPEYISTGRASKESDVYSFGVVALEIATGKRSMDRMGKDFEMGLIEWVWDLYGKGKLFLTVDERLHLEYEEKQVECLMIVGLWCAHPDKSSRPSIRQANQVLNFEAALPNLPLKMPVPVYDVPTPSFGSGDPLITTSTQEGR is encoded by the coding sequence ATGGCCATGGCCATCTCTTTCAACAACCTATCATCTCTACCTATCAATAgattcattttccttttgcttcttcCTTATGCTTGTTCGattaatttccaaataaaCCGCTTCGAATCGAGTGCAGACAACATAGTCTATCAGGGAGATGCAGTGGCTTCAGTTGGCGCAGTTGAACTGATCAACAGGCGTACTTACGTATGCCGTGTTGGCTGGGCCACTTATGCTAAGAGAGTGCCTATCTGGGACCCTGATACTGGGAAGCTCACAGACTTCAGCACACACTTCTCATTCATCATTGACACAACAGGTGAAAACCCTTATGGCCATGGTATTGCTTTCTTTCTAGCTCCCGTTGGATTTCAAATCCCACCTAACTCAGCTGGTGGCTTTCTAGGCCTATTCAACACCACAACCAGTGATTTCTCtggaaatcaaatttttcttGTTGAGTTTGATTCGTTCGTGAACCCTGAATGGGATCCCGACTATGAGCATGTCGGGATTAACAACAACTCAATTTATTCTGCTGTCACCACCCCTTGGAATGCTAGCATGCACAGCGGAGATATTACCGATGTATGGATTGCCTACAATGCAACAACTAAAAATTTAAGCGTCCATTGGAGCTACCAAGCTACCTCGAATCCTAACGAAAGCACCAGTCTCTTTCACCAGATTGATCTAAAGGAAATTCTGCCTGAGTGGGTCACAATTGGATTTTCCGCTGGCACTGGTAAATATGGAGAGCGGGATACAATTCTTTCGTGGGAATTCAATTCAActttggaaagaaaagaaagtagtGGAAACAatgcaaagaagaaaacattagTAGTGGGTTTAACAGTTTCTGGGGGTGTTCTTCTGATAGCTGGGGTATTTATAGCATTAACTGTGAGGAGGTGGAAGTGGAAGCAAAAGCAGAGGGAAACACTAGAGACAGTCAACTTAACATCAATCAACGAAGACCTTGAAAGAGGAGCAGGACCAAGAAGGTTCTCTTATAGCGATCTCGTTACAGCCACCAACAATTTCTCTAATGAGAGGAAGTTGGGCGAAGGAGGATTCGGTGCTGTTTACAAAGGCTACCTAACCGATTTAGACATAGCAGTCGCGGTGAAGAAAATTTCAAGCGGGTCTAGGCAGGGAAGAAAGGAGTACATAACAGAGGTGAAGGTTATTAGCAGCTTGAGACACCGAAATCTAGTGCAACTCATAGGATGGTGCCACGACGGAGGTCAGTTCCTTCTTGTCTATGAGTTCATGCCAAATGGCAGCCTTGATATTCACCTCTTTGGGAAGAGGTCTGCTGTACTATCTTGGGCTGCGAGATACAAAATATCTCTGGGGTTGGCCTCTGCATTGCTTTATCTTCATGAAGGGTGGGAGCAATGTGTGGTGCACAGGGATGTAAAATCAAGCAATGTCATGCTAGATTCTAGCTTCAACGTCAAGCTTGGTGACTTCGGGTTAGCGCGGCTAATGGACCATGAGCTTGGCCCTCAAACAACTCGATTGGTTGGAACAATTGGTTACTTGGCTCCAGAGTATATAAGCACAGGTAGAGCTAGTAAAGAGTCTGATGTTTATAGCTTTGGCGTGGTCGCCTTGGAAATAGCTACCGGAAAAAGGTCAATGGATCGTATGGGAAAGGATTTCGAAATGGGGCTGATAGAATGGGTTTGGGACCTTTATGGAAAAGGAAAGCTTTTCTTAACAGTGGATGAGAGGCTGCATTTGGAGTATGAAGAGAAACAAGTAGAGTGTTTAATGATTGTGGGACTGTGGTGTGCTCACCCCGATAAAAGTTCAAGGCCGTCGATAAGGCAAGCAAATCAAGTTCTGAACTTTGAGGCAGCATTGCCAAATCTTCCCTTAAAGATGCCTGTTCCAGTGTATGATGTACCTACACCATCATTCGGCTCCGGTGATCCATTAATAACTACAAGCACTCAAGAAGGTCGTTGA